One window from the genome of Paramisgurnus dabryanus chromosome 22, PD_genome_1.1, whole genome shotgun sequence encodes:
- the chodl gene encoding chondrolectin isoform X1 produces MRAALRIFCALTFLASCVCGARVVSGQTVCQGSPEHPCYKIAYFRDVSSRVAFWEALEACEMDGGSLLSIESPAEQKHIEHLLKELSVSSSSGAVSGTSITDGDFWIGLTRVESESAPEPGSFASCPNLYKWTDESVSHFRNWYADEPSCGGEACVVMYHQPTAQAGPGGPYLYQWNDDRCNMKHNFICKYEPESYLVKEQSDRPAGRDSDLSDEDLVERRTPQVNHDESPQPIMPGPSSMLLIYVIIPTIPLLLLILVASGSCCFQMLSKSTPRTKTSINQSTLWISKTPKMDSAMEV; encoded by the exons ATGCGCGCGGCACTCCGGATCTTTTGTGCTTTGACTTTTCTCGCCTCGTGCGTCTGTGGCGCGAGAGTTGTGAGTG GTCAAACTGTGTGTCAGGGTAGTCCTGAGCATCCATGTTATAAGATTGCTTACTTCAGGGACGTGTCGAGTCGCGTGGCATTCTGGGAGGCTCTGGAGGCGTGCGAGATGGACGGTGGTTCATTGCTGAGCATTGAAAGCCCAGCGGAGCAGAAGCACATCGAACATCTCCTGAAAGAACTGAGCGTCTCCTCCTCCTCCGGTGCCGTCAGTGGAACGAGCATCACAGATGGAGACTTCTGGATCGGTCTGACTCGCGTGGAGAGCGAGAGCGCTCCAGAGCCCGGCAGTTTCGCATCGTGTCCCAACCTGTACAAGTGGACAGATGAAAGTGTCTCACATTTCAG AAATTGGTACGCTGATGAACCGTCCTGTGGAGGAGAAGCTTGTGTGGTGATGTACCATCAGCCAACAGCTCAGGCCGGGCCTGGTGGGCCGTATCTCTATCAGTGGAACGATGACCGGTGCAATATGAAGCACAATTTTATCTGCAAGTATGAACCAG AGAGCTACCTGGTTAAAGAGCAGAGTGACAGACCTGCAGGGCGTGATTCTG ATCTTTCAGATGAAGACCTGGTGGAAAGAAGAACGCCTCAAGTCAACCATGACGAAAGCCCTCAACCCATCATGCCTGGGCCCTCAA GTATGCTGCTAATCTATGTGATCATTCCCACCATTCCACTACTGTTGTTGATCTTGGTGGCTTCAGGGAGTTGCTGTTTCCAGATGTTGAGCAAGAG TACACCACGGACCAAAACAAGCATTAACCAATCAACTCTCTGGATTTCCAAGACGCCAAAGATGGACAGTGCCAtggaagtttaa
- the chodl gene encoding chondrolectin isoform X2 encodes MLETGQTVCQGSPEHPCYKIAYFRDVSSRVAFWEALEACEMDGGSLLSIESPAEQKHIEHLLKELSVSSSSGAVSGTSITDGDFWIGLTRVESESAPEPGSFASCPNLYKWTDESVSHFRNWYADEPSCGGEACVVMYHQPTAQAGPGGPYLYQWNDDRCNMKHNFICKYEPESYLVKEQSDRPAGRDSDLSDEDLVERRTPQVNHDESPQPIMPGPSSMLLIYVIIPTIPLLLLILVASGSCCFQMLSKSTPRTKTSINQSTLWISKTPKMDSAMEV; translated from the exons GTCAAACTGTGTGTCAGGGTAGTCCTGAGCATCCATGTTATAAGATTGCTTACTTCAGGGACGTGTCGAGTCGCGTGGCATTCTGGGAGGCTCTGGAGGCGTGCGAGATGGACGGTGGTTCATTGCTGAGCATTGAAAGCCCAGCGGAGCAGAAGCACATCGAACATCTCCTGAAAGAACTGAGCGTCTCCTCCTCCTCCGGTGCCGTCAGTGGAACGAGCATCACAGATGGAGACTTCTGGATCGGTCTGACTCGCGTGGAGAGCGAGAGCGCTCCAGAGCCCGGCAGTTTCGCATCGTGTCCCAACCTGTACAAGTGGACAGATGAAAGTGTCTCACATTTCAG AAATTGGTACGCTGATGAACCGTCCTGTGGAGGAGAAGCTTGTGTGGTGATGTACCATCAGCCAACAGCTCAGGCCGGGCCTGGTGGGCCGTATCTCTATCAGTGGAACGATGACCGGTGCAATATGAAGCACAATTTTATCTGCAAGTATGAACCAG AGAGCTACCTGGTTAAAGAGCAGAGTGACAGACCTGCAGGGCGTGATTCTG ATCTTTCAGATGAAGACCTGGTGGAAAGAAGAACGCCTCAAGTCAACCATGACGAAAGCCCTCAACCCATCATGCCTGGGCCCTCAA GTATGCTGCTAATCTATGTGATCATTCCCACCATTCCACTACTGTTGTTGATCTTGGTGGCTTCAGGGAGTTGCTGTTTCCAGATGTTGAGCAAGAG TACACCACGGACCAAAACAAGCATTAACCAATCAACTCTCTGGATTTCCAAGACGCCAAAGATGGACAGTGCCAtggaagtttaa
- the lyz gene encoding lysozyme C encodes MRVAFLVLCVMWLSSCEGRKLSRCSVARIFKDQGLDGFEGFSLGNYVCTAYWESKYKTHRVRSADTGKDYGIFQINSFKWCDDGTPDGRNLCKIPCTDLLKDDLKASVECAKKIVKTGGLKSWDTWDSYCNGRNMKRWVKGCDVH; translated from the exons ATGAGGGTGGCTTTCTTGGTCTTGTGTGTGATGTGGCTGTCCTCATGTGAGGGCCGCAAACTATCTCGATGCTCTGTTGCCCGTATCTTCAAGGATCAGGGACTGGATGGCTTTGAGGGATTCTCACTTGGCAACT ATGTGTGCACTGCCTACTGGGAAAGCAAGTACAAGACCCACAGAGTGCGCTCGGCTGATACTGGGAAAGACTATGGGATTTTCCAGATTAACAGTTTTAAATGGTGTGATGATGGCACACCAGATGGAAGGAACCTGTGCAAAATACCCTGCACAG ATTTGCTCAAGGATGACCTGAAAGCTTCGGTTGAGTGTGCAAAGAAAATTGTGAAAACAGGAGGACTGAAATCATG GGATACCTGGGACAGTTATTGTAATGGCCGTAATATGAAACGCTGGGTGAAAGGTTGTGATGTGCACTAA